The genomic window TACTTTGGTCATTAAGTTTGTCGTACACTAGCTGGCCGGGCTTAAATATGGGCCTAGTAGCACTGGTGAGAGAGGCCGTTTCTTTCAGGAAACAAAACGGTAGTCATTATGGCCTGAGTGGGCCACAACCATATATGTGCCAAATAGTATTAGCCCATCACGACTACGCTCCCGCCTGTTTGTTCTTGGCCCCATCCGTCTTCGCCTACATCCTTCCACCCACTTCATCGTCTGACAAAACCCTAGCTCGTTCCCCGCTCTCGCCTTAAGCCTCACCTTTCCTCTGCCCCCAAGCGCAACAAGCGAAAGAGCGAAGCAccgaagcggcggcggcgagtggTGGTAGCCATGGCGGAGCTCAAGCGGCTGTCGGAGAGCCGCGACCTGATGCGGATCGAGCGCATCGGCGCGCACTCCCACATCCGGGGGCTGGGGCTGGACTCCTCCCTGGAGGCCCGCGACGCATCGGAGGGCATGGTCGGGCAGctccccgcccgccgcgccgccggcctcATGCTCCAGCTCATCCGCCAGGGCAAAATTGCCGGCCGCGCCGTCCTCCTCGCGGGCCAGCCCGGCACCGGCAAGACCGCGCTCGCCATGGGCATCGCCAAGTCCCTCGGCGCCGAGACGCCCTTCGCCTCCATCGCCGCCTCGGAGCTCTTCTCCCTCGACCTCTCCAAGACCGAAGCGCTCACCCAGGCCTTCCGCCGCGCCATCGGCGTCCGTATCAAGGAGGAGGCGGAGATAATCGAGGGCGAGGTCGTCGAGGTCTCTATCGACCGCCCCTTATCTGCCGCCGGTGCTGGCGGCAGCTCGGGCGCGCCTTCCGGTGCTACTGCAGCCGGGAAGACCGGGCGACTCACGCTGAAGACCACGGACATGGAGACGGTGTACGAGCTTGGGGGAAAGATGATTGAGGCTCTTGGGAAGGAGAAGGTACAGAGTGGGGATGTGATTGCGCTTGACAAGGCCTCCGGGAAGGTCACCAAGCTTGGCCGCTCCATCGGGAGGTCGCGGGATTATGATGCTGTTGGCCCGCACACCAAGTTTGTCAAATGTCCTGATGGTGAGCTCCAGAAGC from Phragmites australis chromosome 14, lpPhrAust1.1, whole genome shotgun sequence includes these protein-coding regions:
- the LOC133890948 gene encoding uncharacterized protein LOC133890948, which gives rise to MAELKRLSESRDLMRIERIGAHSHIRGLGLDSSLEARDASEGMVGQLPARRAAGLMLQLIRQGKIAGRAVLLAGQPGTGKTALAMGIAKSLGAETPFASIAASELFSLDLSKTEALTQAFRRAIGVRIKEEAEIIEGEVVEVSIDRPLSAAGAGGSSGAPSGATAAGKTGRLTLKTTDMETVYELGGKMIEALGKEKVQSGDVIALDKASGKVTKLGRSIGRSRDYDAVGPHTKFVKCPDGELQKRKEVVHCVTLHEIDVINSRTQGFLALFTGDTGEIRAEVREQIDTKVAEWREEGKAEIVPGVLFIDEVHMLDIECFSFLNRALENDMAPILVIATNRGITSIRGTNYRSPHGIPPDFLDRLLIITTQPYTEDEIRKILDIRCDEEDVEMATDAKVLLTKIGVETSLRYAIHLITAAALACQKRKGKVVEMEDISRVYQLFLDVKRSTQYLMEYQSQYMFSEVPGEAGGDDAMQS